A genomic segment from Luteolibacter ambystomatis encodes:
- a CDS encoding DNA methyltransferase, with amino-acid sequence MTLKLPLSPITTSVVSNPKRANQWGSNRYGGNCDGRIFADLVLRYGAKSVADPMMGSGTTRDCIADFNTGGAGIAYWGGDLNQGFNLAEQDLPGKFDLVWIHPPYWNLIRYSHRPGDLSSAATYEEFLERLETCLARCYKALNPGGRLAILIGDLHRDGRYIPICRDVMNMEGRLGQIRTVIMNEQKNCWSDIIPMRQRRLPLDGIQVRHDCCIVFKKLS; translated from the coding sequence ATGACACTGAAACTTCCTCTCTCACCAATTACCACATCGGTGGTATCCAACCCGAAACGTGCCAACCAGTGGGGTAGCAACCGCTACGGTGGCAATTGCGATGGCCGCATCTTTGCTGACCTTGTCCTACGATACGGCGCCAAATCCGTGGCCGATCCAATGATGGGCTCCGGCACAACCCGCGATTGCATCGCAGACTTCAACACCGGAGGAGCGGGTATCGCTTACTGGGGTGGCGACCTCAACCAAGGGTTCAACCTCGCCGAGCAGGACTTGCCAGGAAAGTTCGACCTCGTGTGGATTCATCCACCCTACTGGAACCTAATCCGCTATAGCCATCGCCCCGGCGATCTCAGCAGCGCGGCAACCTACGAGGAATTCCTCGAACGCCTCGAGACCTGCCTCGCTCGCTGCTACAAAGCGCTCAATCCCGGTGGCAGGCTTGCTATCTTGATCGGTGACCTTCATCGCGATGGTCGCTACATTCCGATCTGCCGCGATGTCATGAACATGGAAGGCCGACTCGGACAGATCAGAACTGTGATCATGAACGAGCAGAAGAACTGCTGGAGTGACATCATCCCGATGCGTCAGCGCCGCCTTCCGCTGGACGGGATCCAGGTTCGTCACGATTGCTGCATTGTCTTTAAGAAATTGTCCTGA
- a CDS encoding RES family NAD+ phosphorylase, with amino-acid sequence MGDQYLRNEIQGQGKIRKCFHCKTRRNACNIKLVATKVERVFESHFVRTDTEPSAWEYTLIKEMDYDWDREGEPVSAVVAEIAGVDDEVADAIVEELEDRHSDFDSAAMGEECEFDSQSHYAPRLLDGYNRYHQSWNSLEERLRHECRFIGRSSQAILDEVFAEVESLVTREGGPVVRLIGPGTTFGELFRARVFQSIIGLEKGLARPDLEVGPPPLGQASAGRMNAQGISVFYGALDAGTALAEVRPPVGANVIVTKFRVTRDLRVLDVAALKEIITRESYFDPRHQQLLERAAFLGILAGKMTAPVLPGNEGSQYLVTQVVADYLASEHDLDGMIYPSVQVTNGVNVVLFHRASRVAAIDLPEGTEIEIEPDGWDEDGPSDDFLVVERVPGVVPPPARPAHEGADNSFLLGMLLSMESGDLRQISLEILLDQTEVRRVRSVVFHTAESGVRRVRREGEE; translated from the coding sequence GTGGGCGATCAGTATCTCCGGAACGAGATCCAAGGGCAGGGGAAGATTAGGAAGTGCTTCCACTGCAAGACCCGGCGGAACGCCTGCAATATCAAGCTCGTGGCCACGAAGGTGGAGCGGGTGTTCGAAAGCCATTTTGTCCGGACTGACACGGAACCATCGGCATGGGAGTACACGCTCATTAAGGAGATGGACTACGACTGGGACCGGGAAGGTGAGCCTGTGAGTGCAGTGGTCGCCGAGATTGCCGGCGTGGACGATGAGGTTGCGGATGCAATCGTTGAGGAACTGGAAGACCGCCACAGCGATTTTGATTCGGCCGCGATGGGGGAAGAGTGTGAGTTTGATTCCCAGTCGCACTACGCTCCACGCCTGTTAGACGGCTACAACCGGTACCATCAGAGCTGGAATTCGCTTGAGGAGCGGCTGCGGCACGAATGCAGATTCATCGGACGATCATCACAGGCAATTCTGGATGAAGTTTTTGCCGAGGTTGAGTCGCTGGTGACTCGGGAGGGAGGGCCTGTGGTGAGACTTATTGGTCCTGGAACCACGTTCGGAGAACTGTTTCGCGCTCGGGTTTTCCAGTCCATCATTGGCCTGGAAAAGGGGTTGGCCCGCCCGGATCTTGAAGTCGGTCCACCCCCTTTGGGGCAGGCCTCAGCGGGGCGAATGAACGCCCAAGGTATCTCCGTCTTCTATGGAGCCCTTGATGCGGGGACGGCTTTAGCAGAGGTTCGTCCGCCTGTAGGGGCCAACGTCATAGTCACCAAGTTTCGAGTAACAAGAGATCTACGAGTGTTGGATGTCGCCGCGTTGAAAGAAATCATCACTCGGGAGAGCTACTTCGATCCGCGGCATCAGCAATTGCTGGAGCGCGCGGCATTTCTGGGAATCTTGGCCGGGAAGATGACGGCACCCGTACTGCCGGGAAATGAGGGCTCTCAGTATCTCGTGACGCAGGTTGTTGCCGACTACCTTGCCTCCGAACACGATCTGGACGGGATGATTTACCCCTCGGTTCAGGTGACCAACGGAGTGAATGTGGTTCTCTTTCATCGGGCGTCTAGGGTGGCGGCAATTGACCTTCCGGAGGGAACTGAGATCGAAATTGAACCCGACGGATGGGACGAAGACGGTCCTAGCGACGATTTCCTTGTTGTTGAGAGGGTGCCTGGTGTCGTTCCGCCGCCTGCGAGGCCTGCTCATGAAGGAGCCGACAATTCGTTTCTACTTGGTATGCTGCTCTCGATGGAGTCAGGCGACCTGAGACAAATTAGTCTGGAGATTCTTTTGGACCAAACTGAAGTTCGGAGAGTCAGGTCCGTTGTGTTCCACACTGCCGAGTCCGGGGTTCGTCGAGTAAGGCGAGAAGGAGAAGAGTGA
- a CDS encoding N-6 DNA methylase, translating to MSNEGFRSVLLSIARTKGATVTVFSDFCRIAACSLAIGRREEEYLDTAKAYSRDELSDLSLAFAKLVQEMEQHPFTDLLGPFYLECAAHSSKQARGEFYTPPEISQLIARMTVDVEEVKRKGVPISVNEPACGSGGMALALAQLFAPDSVDLLRITAQDINPVATDMCYINLTLWGVPAHVVLGDTIRMTVTRAWKNVHWHRVGEDQRQALGRLKDLAGSVAQTTPDMEIPQRHFDPDDGRGQFLLNL from the coding sequence TTGTCGAATGAAGGTTTCCGATCCGTATTACTAAGCATTGCGCGGACAAAGGGTGCAACCGTTACTGTATTTTCCGATTTCTGCCGAATCGCCGCATGCTCGCTAGCCATCGGTCGTCGCGAGGAGGAATATCTCGATACCGCGAAGGCGTACAGCCGAGATGAACTCAGCGATCTCTCACTCGCATTTGCCAAGCTGGTGCAGGAGATGGAGCAGCACCCATTCACCGATCTGCTCGGGCCTTTCTATCTCGAATGCGCGGCTCATTCCTCAAAACAGGCTCGCGGCGAATTCTACACACCACCTGAGATCTCGCAGTTGATCGCACGGATGACCGTTGATGTGGAGGAGGTGAAGCGCAAGGGAGTCCCAATCTCCGTCAATGAGCCAGCTTGCGGAAGCGGCGGAATGGCACTCGCCCTCGCTCAGCTCTTCGCCCCCGACTCGGTCGATCTACTGCGGATTACAGCTCAGGACATCAACCCTGTTGCCACCGACATGTGCTACATCAACCTCACCCTCTGGGGCGTTCCCGCGCATGTAGTACTCGGCGATACCATCCGCATGACCGTCACGCGTGCATGGAAAAATGTGCACTGGCACCGAGTAGGCGAAGATCAGCGCCAAGCTTTGGGCAGGCTGAAGGACCTCGCCGGCTCTGTTGCCCAAACCACGCCCGATATGGAGATCCCACAGCGACACTTCGACCCGGACGATGGCCGCGGCCAGTTCCTCTTAAACCTTTAA
- a CDS encoding ArdC family protein, protein MQNVYEQITNRILDHLENGVVPWKSPYFSKTGFPKNFSTQKEYNGINVLLLGSQRFTSPYFLTFLQAKELGGHVRKGERGFLVVKYGTYEKANEQIEPEEGKSLKRGYLKAYTVFHASQIDGIAFPEPEELPELSVSERTNRARAIIEGMPNPPSISEGSAVPCYRPSTDSVHMPANRYFVNEVALYTTLFHELAHSTGHASRLARKSLLENRGINAAGDTAQKTYAEEELVAEMTASFLNAHAGIIEEEIENSAAYIKGWSDALRTKEAKSWVVRAASEGQKATDYILGRSR, encoded by the coding sequence TTGCAGAATGTATATGAGCAGATCACCAACCGAATCCTCGACCACCTGGAGAACGGCGTAGTCCCCTGGAAGTCGCCATACTTCTCAAAAACCGGGTTCCCAAAGAACTTCTCCACCCAGAAGGAATACAACGGCATCAACGTCCTGCTCCTAGGATCGCAGAGATTCACGTCGCCATACTTCCTGACCTTCCTTCAGGCGAAGGAACTTGGGGGACACGTCCGCAAGGGTGAGCGCGGCTTCCTTGTCGTGAAGTACGGCACCTATGAGAAAGCCAATGAACAAATCGAGCCCGAGGAAGGCAAATCCCTTAAGCGCGGTTACCTGAAAGCCTACACTGTCTTCCATGCGTCACAGATCGATGGAATCGCGTTTCCTGAACCGGAGGAACTTCCAGAGCTCTCTGTTAGCGAGAGGACCAATCGCGCCCGCGCAATCATCGAAGGCATGCCGAACCCTCCGTCAATCAGTGAGGGGAGCGCTGTCCCCTGCTACAGGCCATCAACCGATTCTGTTCACATGCCGGCAAACCGTTACTTCGTAAACGAAGTCGCCCTGTATACCACCCTCTTCCACGAACTGGCGCACTCGACCGGCCACGCATCGCGCCTAGCCCGCAAATCACTGCTGGAAAACCGAGGCATTAATGCCGCTGGCGACACTGCTCAAAAGACCTACGCCGAGGAAGAACTCGTTGCCGAGATGACCGCTTCATTTCTGAATGCCCATGCCGGCATCATCGAAGAGGAAATTGAAAACTCGGCCGCCTACATCAAGGGCTGGTCGGACGCCCTACGAACCAAGGAGGCCAAGAGCTGGGTTGTCCGCGCAGCCTCCGAAGGACAGAAAGCGACCGACTATATCCTTGGAAGATCCCGTTGA